Proteins co-encoded in one Halorussus vallis genomic window:
- a CDS encoding DUF7545 family protein, which translates to MANEVETVTYSIEGPEGDEDDITVPAGLLDMLREEDETRADVLGDMAMLSLAQQAHAVVHHGHGDTDPEVEAYEETAMDLFEERFGVTFGEMTGHSH; encoded by the coding sequence ATGGCTAACGAAGTCGAGACGGTGACCTACAGCATCGAAGGACCGGAAGGCGACGAGGACGACATCACGGTGCCGGCGGGCCTGCTTGACATGCTCCGCGAGGAGGACGAAACCCGCGCCGACGTGCTGGGCGACATGGCGATGCTCTCGCTGGCCCAGCAGGCCCACGCCGTCGTCCACCACGGCCACGGCGACACCGACCCCGAGGTCGAGGCGTACGAGGAGACGGCAATGGATCTCTTCGAGGAGCGCTTCGGCGTCACCTTCGGCGAGATGACCGGCCACTCCCACTGA
- a CDS encoding YihY/virulence factor BrkB family protein, producing MGVASTTRSVVDVVRDRNVTFLAASVAYYAFVSLIPLALLIIVVGSILLGQAFADIVVNQFTSALSSSGQQVLRRALTNSAGRTGAGVVGVAALIWSALRLFRGLDVAFSEIYGSAGEPSLVEQLIDGAVTVALVVLAAGLVVALGYAVRSPAVAQTVPYVNVVGRIALLVGLTVAFLPLYYVLPPVDVTVREALPGAAFAAVGWLVLQALFQLYTANASKYQAYGVIGALLLFVTWLYFAGVVVLVGAVINAVRAGNGYQRVTM from the coding sequence ATGGGGGTCGCAAGCACAACACGGTCGGTCGTCGACGTGGTCCGTGACCGGAACGTCACCTTCCTCGCGGCGAGCGTCGCCTACTACGCCTTCGTCTCGCTCATCCCGCTGGCGCTTCTGATAATCGTCGTCGGGAGCATCCTCCTGGGCCAGGCCTTCGCCGACATCGTGGTGAACCAGTTCACGTCGGCGCTCTCGTCGTCGGGCCAGCAGGTGCTGCGGCGGGCGCTGACGAACTCGGCGGGCCGAACCGGCGCGGGCGTGGTCGGCGTCGCCGCGCTGATCTGGAGCGCGCTCAGACTGTTCAGGGGGCTGGACGTGGCGTTCTCGGAGATATACGGCTCGGCCGGCGAGCCGTCGCTGGTAGAGCAGTTAATCGACGGTGCGGTGACGGTCGCGCTGGTGGTGCTGGCGGCCGGACTGGTCGTCGCGCTCGGTTACGCGGTTCGGTCGCCCGCGGTCGCTCAGACAGTACCCTACGTCAACGTGGTCGGCCGCATTGCGCTACTCGTGGGGCTCACCGTGGCGTTCCTGCCGCTGTACTACGTGCTCCCGCCGGTCGACGTCACCGTCCGGGAGGCGCTGCCCGGGGCCGCCTTCGCGGCCGTGGGTTGGCTCGTCCTCCAGGCGCTGTTTCAGCTCTACACCGCGAACGCGAGCAAGTACCAGGCCTACGGGGTCATCGGCGCCCTCTTGCTGTTCGTGACGTGGCTCTACTTCGCCGGTGTGGTCGTCCTCGTCGGCGCCGTCATCAACGCTGTCCGCGCGGGCAACGGCTACCAGCGCGTGACGATGTGA
- a CDS encoding dienelactone hydrolase family protein translates to MTRYDGTIAVLFTVVVLVIASGTATSLAGTSADVGTNAVGVQETTTVEQNETDEQTGTRTPSETGTAEASYTQTPHMGCQPGAIEKNGTCHPVTSGSNADIFSAENLVPITARNTTINGTPGYLARPAAEGEYPSVIMIHEWWGLNENIRHMADILAGHGYVVFAVDLYEGQVATNSSTASALSSEVRNNTDEAVTKMQRATAGVRALPYTTEEVASLGWCFGGGLSLQLSLSEADLNATVIYYGTLTTNESELRDIDAPVLGIFGAKDEVVGIENVREFNRTLTDLGVEKEIYIYEGADHAFANPSGESFQPEATKDAWAKTLRFLNETLREDGEQPR, encoded by the coding sequence ATGACTCGATACGACGGAACGATAGCGGTCCTGTTCACGGTAGTCGTGTTGGTAATTGCTAGTGGGACGGCCACGTCGCTTGCAGGAACGTCGGCCGATGTCGGGACGAACGCCGTCGGAGTACAGGAGACGACTACGGTCGAACAGAACGAAACCGACGAGCAAACCGGTACGCGAACGCCGTCCGAGACCGGAACGGCGGAGGCGTCGTACACGCAGACTCCGCATATGGGCTGTCAGCCGGGTGCAATCGAGAAAAACGGCACGTGCCACCCCGTCACGTCAGGGTCGAACGCTGACATCTTCAGCGCCGAAAATCTGGTGCCGATCACGGCCAGGAACACGACGATCAACGGCACGCCGGGTTACCTGGCCCGCCCTGCTGCCGAGGGGGAATACCCGTCCGTGATCATGATTCACGAATGGTGGGGACTCAACGAGAACATCCGACACATGGCCGACATTCTCGCTGGCCACGGCTACGTCGTGTTCGCCGTCGACCTCTACGAGGGGCAGGTGGCCACGAACTCCTCGACCGCATCCGCACTGTCGAGCGAGGTCCGGAACAACACCGACGAAGCGGTGACGAAGATGCAGCGCGCGACGGCGGGCGTCCGTGCCCTCCCGTACACGACCGAGGAGGTCGCAAGCTTGGGCTGGTGTTTCGGCGGCGGGCTAAGCCTCCAACTCAGTTTGAGTGAAGCGGATTTGAACGCGACGGTCATCTACTACGGGACGCTGACTACCAACGAGTCTGAACTCCGCGACATAGACGCTCCAGTGCTGGGCATCTTCGGGGCCAAGGACGAGGTCGTCGGCATCGAGAACGTCCGCGAGTTCAACCGAACCTTGACCGACCTCGGCGTCGAGAAAGAGATTTACATCTACGAGGGCGCCGACCACGCGTTCGCCAACCCCAGTGGCGAGAGCTTCCAGCCGGAGGCGACGAAAGATGCGTGGGCGAAGACGTTGCGCTTCCTCAACGAAACCCTCCGGGAGGACGGGGAACAACCTCGATAG
- a CDS encoding DEAD/DEAH box helicase, with protein sequence MSEGRTAGSAVFAQFGEAVRTALSERGFTTPTEPQRRAIPPLAAGEHGLVVAPTGTGKTETAMLPVLDAVATNQAENGPRFGISALYITPLRALNRDMRQRLEWWGEELDLDVDVRHGDTTDYQRQKQANDPPDVLVTTPETLQAMLTGSKLRKALEDVHHVVVDEVHELASAKRGAQLTIGMERLAELAGDFQRIGLSATVGDPVEVGRFLTGDRGCEIIEVDVGSKVEFEVREPEITDEDERLAGELMTDATIASHVRTILELVEAHESTLIFVNTRQTAEALGSRFKELDANVGVHHGSLSKEARIDVEDRFKAGKLDGLLCTSSMELGIDVGRIDHVVQYSSPREVARLLQRVGRSGHRSEAVSHGTIVTKHPDDTLEALAIARRAKAGEVEPAAIHDGSLDTVANQVAGLVMDFGDLSAMRAYDIVTRAYPFRDLTQNQFKEVLGELKRNRIVWVDEEADTLSKAGKTWQYFYANLSMIPDEEKFDVEDIASGSRVGTLDERFVVNFAQPGEVFIQRGEMWRISEVDTEEKKVRVSPIEDPGGEIPSWVGEEIPVPFEVAQEVGEMRAVAGPQFERGAPRDGVAREFAGRYPTDVHTASEALSQLDRHAETESPMPTADRIVVEHAARTVVVNACFGHKVNETLGRVLSSLVGQRTGSSVGLEVDPYRIELDVPAKVTGMDVADVLEETDPDHVAAIIELSLKHSDTLKFKLSQVAAKFGALRRWEGASADRASIGRLMSALEDTPMYDEAVREVFHDKLAVEEAAEVLRRVRAGEIEVVTTGGRTPVGSGGRSSGRELLAPENADASVIQTVKERIRGDEMLQFCLHCRDWTRKQTVSKIPDEPTCPKCGSTRIAALNPWADEVVKAVRAEEKDDEQERMTQRAYKAANLVQSHGKRAVVALAARGVGPQNAARIIAKLREDEDDFYRDILAQERQYARTQSFWD encoded by the coding sequence ATGAGTGAGGGACGGACCGCGGGTTCTGCGGTCTTCGCGCAGTTCGGCGAGGCGGTCCGAACGGCGCTCTCAGAGCGGGGGTTCACGACGCCGACCGAGCCACAGCGCCGGGCGATTCCGCCGCTGGCCGCGGGCGAGCACGGCCTCGTGGTCGCGCCCACCGGCACCGGCAAGACCGAGACGGCGATGTTGCCGGTGCTGGACGCCGTCGCGACGAACCAGGCCGAGAACGGGCCGCGGTTCGGCATCTCGGCGCTCTACATCACGCCGCTCCGGGCGCTCAACCGCGACATGCGCCAGCGCCTGGAGTGGTGGGGCGAGGAACTCGACCTCGACGTCGACGTCCGCCACGGCGACACCACCGACTACCAGCGCCAGAAGCAGGCCAACGACCCGCCGGACGTGCTGGTGACGACGCCCGAGACGCTCCAGGCGATGCTGACGGGGTCGAAGCTCAGGAAGGCGCTCGAGGACGTCCACCACGTGGTCGTCGACGAGGTCCACGAACTCGCCAGCGCCAAGCGGGGCGCCCAACTGACGATCGGGATGGAGCGCCTCGCGGAACTCGCCGGCGACTTCCAGCGCATCGGCCTGTCGGCGACCGTCGGCGACCCCGTGGAGGTCGGGCGGTTCCTCACCGGCGACCGGGGTTGCGAGATAATCGAGGTCGACGTGGGAAGCAAGGTCGAATTTGAGGTCCGCGAACCCGAGATAACGGACGAGGACGAGCGACTGGCGGGCGAACTCATGACCGACGCGACGATCGCCAGCCACGTCCGGACCATCCTCGAACTGGTCGAGGCCCACGAGTCGACGCTGATATTCGTCAACACCCGCCAGACCGCCGAAGCGCTCGGCTCGCGGTTCAAGGAACTCGACGCCAACGTCGGCGTCCACCACGGGTCGCTGTCGAAGGAGGCCCGCATCGACGTGGAGGATCGGTTCAAGGCCGGGAAACTCGACGGCCTGCTCTGTACCTCCTCGATGGAACTCGGCATCGACGTGGGCCGCATCGACCACGTCGTGCAGTACTCCAGTCCCCGGGAGGTCGCGCGCCTGCTCCAGCGGGTCGGCCGGTCGGGCCACCGCTCGGAGGCGGTGTCGCACGGGACCATCGTCACCAAGCACCCCGACGACACCCTCGAAGCGCTCGCCATCGCCCGCCGCGCGAAGGCGGGCGAGGTCGAACCCGCGGCGATCCACGACGGGAGCCTCGACACTGTCGCCAACCAGGTCGCGGGCCTCGTGATGGACTTCGGCGACCTCTCGGCGATGCGGGCCTATGACATCGTGACCCGGGCCTACCCCTTCAGGGACCTCACCCAGAACCAGTTCAAGGAGGTGCTGGGCGAACTCAAGCGTAACCGCATCGTCTGGGTCGACGAGGAGGCCGACACGCTCTCGAAGGCGGGCAAGACCTGGCAGTACTTCTACGCCAACCTCTCGATGATCCCCGACGAGGAGAAGTTCGACGTCGAGGACATCGCCTCCGGGAGTCGGGTCGGCACGCTCGACGAGCGGTTCGTCGTCAACTTCGCCCAACCCGGCGAGGTGTTCATCCAGCGCGGGGAGATGTGGCGCATCAGCGAGGTCGACACCGAAGAGAAGAAAGTGCGGGTGTCGCCCATTGAGGACCCCGGCGGCGAGATTCCGTCGTGGGTCGGCGAGGAGATTCCGGTCCCCTTCGAGGTGGCCCAGGAGGTCGGCGAGATGCGGGCGGTCGCGGGACCGCAGTTCGAGCGCGGCGCGCCGCGTGACGGCGTCGCCCGGGAGTTCGCCGGTCGGTACCCGACCGACGTCCACACCGCGAGCGAGGCGCTCTCCCAACTCGACCGCCACGCCGAAACCGAGTCGCCGATGCCGACCGCCGACCGTATTGTGGTCGAACACGCCGCCCGGACGGTCGTGGTCAACGCCTGCTTCGGCCACAAGGTCAACGAGACGCTCGGACGGGTGCTCTCGTCGCTGGTCGGCCAGCGCACCGGGTCGTCCGTGGGACTGGAGGTCGACCCCTACCGCATCGAACTCGACGTGCCGGCGAAGGTGACGGGCATGGACGTCGCCGACGTACTCGAGGAAACCGACCCCGACCACGTCGCGGCCATCATCGAACTCAGCCTGAAACACTCCGACACGCTGAAGTTCAAACTCTCGCAGGTCGCCGCGAAGTTCGGCGCGCTCAGACGCTGGGAGGGCGCGAGCGCCGACCGGGCCTCCATCGGTCGCCTGATGAGCGCGCTCGAAGACACGCCGATGTACGACGAGGCGGTCCGGGAGGTGTTCCACGACAAACTCGCGGTCGAGGAAGCCGCCGAAGTCCTCCGGCGGGTCCGCGCGGGCGAAATCGAGGTCGTCACGACCGGCGGCCGGACCCCCGTCGGGTCGGGCGGCCGGTCGTCGGGCCGGGAACTGCTCGCGCCGGAGAACGCCGACGCGAGCGTCATCCAGACCGTCAAAGAGCGGATTCGGGGCGACGAGATGCTCCAGTTCTGCCTGCACTGTCGGGACTGGACGCGCAAGCAGACGGTGTCGAAGATTCCTGACGAGCCGACCTGCCCGAAGTGCGGGTCGACCCGCATCGCCGCGCTCAACCCGTGGGCCGACGAGGTGGTGAAGGCGGTCCGGGCCGAGGAGAAGGACGACGAGCAGGAGCGGATGACCCAGCGGGCGTACAAGGCCGCCAACCTCGTCCAGAGCCACGGCAAGCGGGCGGTCGTCGCGCTGGCGGCCCGCGGCGTCGGCCCGCAGAACGCCGCCCGCATCATCGCCAAACTCCGGGAGGACGAGGACGACTTCTACCGGGACATCCTGGCCCAGGAGCGCCAGTACGCCCGCACCCAGTCGTTCTGGGACTGA
- a CDS encoding Single-stranded DNA binding protein — protein MSLDDHAEDLASDLGVDKEEVKADLKNLVEYSVPVEEAKQSLRRKYGGGSGSSEPSRADIADVTTDSGNVTVTAKVLTVGKRSIRYQGDEQVIFEGELADDTDTISYTAWTDFGLSPGDTITAGNAGVREWEGRPELNLGESTNVAFEDDIEVPYEVGGDAGLADLEPGDRGVNVEVEVVDLERKTIDGRDGETDIWSGVIADETARLPFTDWEAREGISEGAKLRIEDVYVREFRGVPSVNLSEFSTVSALDRDLDVNDTATRMTVSEAVGTGGAYDVELVGSVVAVRDGSGLIERCPECGRVTQNGQCRSHGDVDGVDDLRVKAILDDGTGTVTAVLDDELTEEVYGGDVEDAKAQARDAMDKEVVADTIRDTIVGREFRVRGNLSVDEYGANVEVTEFEETDDSPGDRAKSLLSEVGA, from the coding sequence ATGAGTCTGGACGACCATGCCGAGGACCTCGCCTCCGACCTCGGCGTCGACAAGGAGGAGGTCAAGGCGGATCTGAAGAACCTCGTCGAGTACAGCGTTCCGGTCGAGGAGGCCAAACAGAGCCTCCGGCGGAAGTACGGCGGCGGCAGCGGGTCGAGCGAACCGTCCCGGGCCGACATCGCCGACGTGACCACCGACAGCGGCAACGTCACCGTCACCGCGAAGGTGCTGACGGTCGGCAAGCGCTCGATTCGCTACCAGGGCGACGAGCAGGTCATCTTCGAGGGCGAACTCGCCGACGACACCGACACCATCTCCTACACCGCGTGGACCGACTTCGGCCTCTCGCCCGGCGACACCATCACCGCGGGCAACGCCGGCGTCCGCGAGTGGGAGGGCAGGCCCGAACTCAACCTCGGCGAGAGCACCAACGTCGCGTTCGAGGACGACATCGAGGTTCCCTACGAGGTGGGCGGCGACGCCGGCCTCGCCGACCTCGAACCCGGCGACCGCGGCGTCAACGTCGAGGTCGAGGTGGTCGACCTCGAACGCAAGACCATCGACGGCCGCGACGGCGAAACCGACATCTGGAGCGGCGTCATCGCCGACGAAACGGCACGTCTGCCGTTCACCGACTGGGAGGCCCGCGAGGGCATCTCGGAGGGCGCGAAGCTCCGCATCGAGGACGTGTACGTCCGGGAGTTCCGCGGCGTTCCCTCGGTGAACCTCTCGGAGTTCTCGACGGTTTCGGCGCTCGACCGCGACCTCGACGTGAACGACACCGCGACCCGGATGACCGTCAGCGAGGCGGTCGGCACCGGCGGCGCGTACGACGTCGAACTCGTCGGGAGCGTCGTCGCGGTCCGGGACGGTTCGGGCCTCATCGAGCGCTGTCCCGAGTGCGGCCGGGTGACCCAGAACGGTCAGTGTCGGAGCCACGGCGACGTCGACGGCGTCGACGACCTGCGCGTGAAGGCCATCCTCGACGACGGCACCGGCACCGTGACCGCGGTGCTGGACGACGAACTCACCGAGGAGGTGTACGGCGGCGACGTTGAGGACGCCAAAGCGCAGGCCCGCGACGCGATGGACAAGGAGGTCGTCGCCGACACGATTCGGGACACCATCGTGGGTCGGGAGTTCCGCGTGCGCGGAAACCTCTCGGTCGACGAGTACGGCGCGAACGTCGAGGTGACCGAGTTCGAGGAGACCGACGACTCGCCCGGCGACCGTGCTAAGTCCCTCCTCTCGGAGGTGGGCGCATGA
- a CDS encoding DUF6141 family protein: MATKVRFREVQQYRQPWLWALLSVRPLLALVGLARGTRSKSEVAREVAATVGVGLLVWTARLTTEVRDDGVYVRFEPFHREFKRIPFDDIVSFEGAGYSPLRFGGWGYRWTPSSTVYTVSGRSGVSFERASGKSLYVGSNRPDELIGAVQEATDREL; the protein is encoded by the coding sequence GTGGCGACGAAGGTTCGCTTCCGCGAAGTTCAGCAGTACCGCCAGCCCTGGCTGTGGGCGCTCCTTTCCGTGCGGCCGCTCCTCGCGCTCGTCGGCCTGGCGCGGGGAACCCGCTCGAAGAGCGAAGTCGCCCGCGAGGTCGCGGCCACCGTCGGCGTCGGACTGCTGGTCTGGACCGCCCGACTGACGACCGAAGTGCGCGACGACGGGGTGTACGTCCGGTTCGAACCGTTCCACCGCGAGTTCAAGCGAATCCCCTTCGACGACATCGTCTCGTTCGAGGGCGCGGGGTACAGCCCGCTCCGGTTCGGCGGATGGGGCTACCGGTGGACGCCCAGTTCGACCGTCTACACCGTGAGCGGCCGGAGCGGCGTCAGCTTCGAGCGCGCGAGCGGCAAGTCGCTGTACGTCGGGTCGAACCGCCCGGACGAACTCATCGGGGCGGTCCAGGAGGCGACCGACCGCGAACTGTGA
- a CDS encoding metallophosphoesterase, translating to MAAVEPVVGHPAAVVDLDSERALVVADFHAGIEQALRADGMDVASQAPERRERLLALVERTDPDRVVFLGDLMHAIGGPGGAERGEIEVLVEALEDRGVGVTLVKGNHDGAIESWVDCEVTDGRGVRLGDVGFAHGHTWPAREVLEADVVCVGHEHPAVRLEDEVGGSRVERVWLRGSLSVEPFEERFDAPVATGAELVVFPAYNDLAGGTWVNVAGQEFLAPFLPAALPDGEAYLLDGTRLGRYADV from the coding sequence ATGGCGGCGGTCGAGCCGGTGGTCGGCCATCCCGCCGCCGTCGTCGACCTCGATTCCGAGCGCGCGCTCGTGGTCGCCGACTTCCACGCGGGCATCGAACAGGCCCTTCGGGCCGACGGGATGGACGTCGCGAGCCAGGCGCCCGAACGTCGCGAGCGACTACTCGCGCTCGTCGAGCGCACGGACCCCGACCGCGTCGTCTTCCTGGGCGACCTGATGCACGCCATCGGCGGGCCGGGCGGCGCCGAGCGCGGCGAGATCGAGGTGCTGGTCGAGGCGCTCGAAGACCGGGGCGTCGGCGTCACGCTCGTGAAGGGCAACCACGACGGCGCCATCGAGTCGTGGGTCGACTGCGAGGTGACCGACGGCCGCGGAGTCCGCCTCGGCGACGTGGGCTTCGCGCACGGCCACACGTGGCCCGCCCGCGAGGTGCTCGAAGCCGACGTCGTCTGCGTCGGCCACGAACACCCCGCGGTGCGACTGGAGGACGAGGTCGGCGGGAGCCGCGTCGAGCGCGTCTGGCTCCGCGGGTCGCTTTCGGTCGAACCCTTCGAGGAGCGCTTCGACGCGCCGGTCGCGACCGGCGCGGAACTGGTGGTGTTCCCGGCGTACAACGACCTCGCCGGGGGAACGTGGGTCAACGTCGCGGGCCAAGAGTTCCTGGCGCCATTCCTGCCCGCGGCGCTCCCCGACGGCGAAGCCTACTTGCTGGACGGGACGCGGCTGGGACGGTACGCCGATGTCTGA
- a CDS encoding arylsulfotransferase family protein: protein MRRYRAVFAVLLLVCSASLAYSYVSSPASAAVSKYERQATLAPGERAEIVPPREGITVVAGHGMHGESASLVAFNPNGTVRYHNDTFHGYFDVDPVKGTRTTVEYVAERAYEGSSCDGKCTLSVVERVNLTTGELLRVYERVIPADRGANWHDVDRVGEDRLLVGDIRKDEVYVVNTTTGLTEWEWEAQTEFPISGGGPYPADWAHLNDVERLPDGRYMVSLRNQDQVVFLNRSTGMQSNWTLGADDDYSVLYEQHNPDYIPKSEGGPAVVVADSLNHRLVEYQRVNGSWERTWTWADDEMRWPRDADRLPNGNTLVADTNANRVLEVDRQGDVVWSVDFYSPYEVERLGTGDESAGGPSAKQAGLESRGGDGASETTTVVAGVKPLKLLNGLSYMLPVWMGLRDAAVVGVMALSALAWAAFEVWALLPAVTLRWPFRFSR from the coding sequence ATGCGCCGATACCGCGCCGTGTTCGCCGTCCTCCTGCTGGTCTGTAGCGCGTCGCTCGCCTACAGCTACGTCTCCTCGCCGGCCAGCGCCGCAGTCTCGAAGTACGAGCGACAGGCAACGCTCGCCCCCGGCGAGCGCGCGGAGATCGTCCCGCCGCGCGAGGGCATCACCGTCGTCGCGGGCCACGGCATGCACGGCGAATCGGCCTCGCTGGTCGCGTTCAACCCCAACGGGACGGTCCGCTACCACAACGACACCTTCCACGGCTACTTCGACGTTGACCCCGTGAAGGGGACGAGGACGACCGTCGAGTACGTCGCCGAGCGGGCGTACGAGGGTAGTTCCTGCGACGGGAAGTGCACCCTCTCGGTCGTCGAGCGGGTCAACCTCACGACCGGCGAACTCTTGCGCGTCTACGAACGGGTCATCCCGGCCGACCGCGGCGCGAACTGGCACGACGTCGACCGGGTCGGCGAGGACCGACTGCTCGTCGGCGACATCCGGAAGGACGAGGTGTACGTCGTCAACACCACGACCGGCCTGACCGAGTGGGAGTGGGAGGCCCAGACCGAGTTCCCCATCTCCGGCGGCGGGCCGTACCCCGCCGACTGGGCCCACCTCAACGACGTCGAACGACTGCCGGACGGCCGCTACATGGTCAGCCTGCGAAACCAGGACCAGGTGGTGTTCCTGAACCGGTCGACCGGCATGCAGTCGAACTGGACGCTCGGGGCCGACGACGACTACTCGGTGCTCTACGAACAGCACAACCCCGACTACATTCCAAAGTCTGAGGGCGGTCCCGCGGTGGTGGTCGCCGACTCGCTGAACCACCGTCTCGTGGAGTACCAGCGCGTAAACGGTTCGTGGGAGCGGACCTGGACGTGGGCCGACGACGAGATGCGGTGGCCCCGCGACGCCGACCGCCTGCCCAACGGCAACACGCTCGTCGCCGACACCAACGCCAACCGGGTGCTGGAGGTCGACCGGCAGGGCGACGTGGTGTGGAGCGTCGACTTCTACTCGCCCTACGAGGTCGAACGACTGGGGACCGGCGACGAAAGTGCGGGCGGGCCGTCGGCGAAGCAGGCCGGACTCGAATCCCGCGGGGGCGACGGCGCGTCCGAGACGACGACGGTCGTGGCCGGGGTCAAACCGCTGAAGCTGTTGAACGGCCTGTCGTACATGCTGCCGGTCTGGATGGGTCTGCGGGACGCGGCCGTGGTCGGCGTCATGGCGCTGTCGGCGCTCGCGTGGGCCGCCTTCGAGGTCTGGGCGCTCCTCCCGGCGGTGACGCTCCGCTGGCCGTTCCGGTTCTCCCGCTAA
- a CDS encoding ribonuclease HI family protein yields MTDDPLPAEHLSPLAALVDEVLAGVGYEVAAAIDIIDDEIPGYGGLFAPETTSDELRRALESLLASELTRPPVPESTGDAFVLYVDGSSRGNPGPAGAGAVILDAGEDELARLGRPVGSRTGNNTAEYVGLQLGLSELLARYEPRRLEVRIDSMTVIRDVWGGDDPTEPGVETYSEAVAAALSSIPDHRYTHLADSDPNPADALATVGADIAAFGP; encoded by the coding sequence GTGACCGACGACCCCCTCCCGGCCGAACACCTCTCGCCGCTCGCGGCGCTCGTCGACGAGGTACTCGCGGGCGTCGGCTACGAGGTGGCGGCCGCCATCGACATCATCGACGACGAAATCCCGGGCTACGGCGGCCTCTTCGCCCCTGAAACCACCTCGGACGAGTTGCGTCGTGCGCTCGAAAGCCTGTTGGCGTCGGAACTCACCCGGCCACCCGTTCCCGAGTCGACGGGCGACGCGTTCGTCCTCTACGTCGACGGCAGTTCGCGCGGCAACCCCGGCCCCGCAGGTGCTGGCGCCGTCATCTTGGACGCTGGGGAGGACGAACTCGCGCGTCTCGGCCGACCCGTCGGCTCCCGGACCGGGAACAACACCGCCGAGTACGTCGGCCTCCAACTCGGACTCTCCGAACTGTTGGCTCGCTACGAGCCACGCAGGCTAGAAGTGCGCATCGATTCGATGACGGTCATCCGAGACGTCTGGGGCGGCGACGACCCGACGGAACCGGGCGTCGAGACGTACAGCGAGGCCGTCGCGGCGGCGCTGTCGAGCATTCCGGACCACCGGTACACGCATCTGGCCGACAGCGACCCGAACCCCGCCGACGCACTGGCGACCGTGGGAGCCGATATCGCTGCCTTCGGACCTTGA
- a CDS encoding 2,5-diamino-6-(ribosylamino)-4(3H)-pyrimidinone 5'-phosphate reductase, which translates to MRVVVNAAMSADGKLSTRRREQVAISGPADFDRMDALRAESDAVMVGVGTVLADDPHLTLDDPERQSARRERDESAHPARVVADSRARTPTDARILDDLATTYVLVSEVASAERTAALESAGARVVTAGDDRVDLAAALPALEREGVERLMVEGGGELIFSLFDAGLVDELRVYVGSTVVGGRDAPTLADGEGFVDEFTELTLEAVERIDDGVLLRYAVE; encoded by the coding sequence ATGCGCGTGGTCGTCAACGCCGCGATGAGCGCCGACGGGAAACTCTCGACCCGGCGTCGCGAGCAGGTCGCCATCAGCGGTCCGGCCGACTTCGACCGGATGGACGCCCTCCGAGCGGAGAGCGACGCCGTGATGGTCGGCGTCGGGACGGTGCTGGCCGACGACCCGCACCTCACGCTGGACGACCCCGAGCGCCAGTCGGCCCGCCGCGAGCGGGACGAGTCGGCCCACCCTGCTCGGGTCGTCGCCGATTCGCGGGCGCGAACCCCGACCGACGCCCGGATTCTGGACGACCTGGCGACCACCTACGTCCTCGTCTCGGAGGTCGCTTCCGCGGAGCGAACTGCGGCGCTGGAGTCGGCGGGCGCGCGGGTCGTCACCGCCGGCGACGACCGCGTCGACCTGGCCGCGGCGCTTCCGGCCCTAGAGCGCGAGGGCGTCGAGCGACTGATGGTCGAGGGCGGCGGCGAACTCATCTTCTCGCTGTTCGACGCGGGCTTGGTCGACGAACTTCGGGTGTACGTCGGGTCGACAGTCGTCGGCGGCCGCGACGCGCCGACCCTGGCCGACGGCGAGGGGTTCGTCGACGAGTTCACCGAGTTGACTCTCGAAGCCGTCGAGCGCATCGACGACGGGGTGCTGTTGCGCTACGCGGTGGAGTAA